The following are from one region of the Oncorhynchus masou masou isolate Uvic2021 chromosome 24, UVic_Omas_1.1, whole genome shotgun sequence genome:
- the LOC135511987 gene encoding mitochondrial import receptor subunit TOM22 homolog yields MAGIEELSPAVGPVDTRPPEGEIDEDEDEELDETFIERLWGLTEMFPDTLRSAAEVTVSSSVTMAKKLYSFSRAALWVGTTSFMILVLPVVFETERLQLEQQQLQQQRQILLGPNAGMSGGMPGMMPPAPVKM; encoded by the exons ATGGCTGGAATCGAAGAGCTATCACCGGCTGTGGGCCCAGTCGATACCCGGCCCCCAGAAGGCGAGATCGACGAAGATGAAGATGAGGAG CTGGATGAGACTTTTATTGAGAGGCTGTGGGGTTTGACCGAGATGTTCCCTGATACACTGCGTTCTGCGGCTGAGGTGACCGTATCAAGCTCAGTCACTATGGCCAAGAAGCTGTACAG TTTCTCCCGCGCTGCCCTGTGGGTGGGTACTACCTCGTTCATGATCCTGGTCCTTCCGGTGGTGTTTGAGACGGAGAGACTacagctggagcagcagcagctacagCAGCAGAGACAG ATCCTGTTGGGACCCAACGCAGGGATGTCAGGTGGGATGCCAGGGATGATGCCTCCAGCTCCAGTGAAAATGTGA